The Neoasaia chiangmaiensis sequence GTCGGCTCTGCCCTCGACCGCGACGACGGGGTCGAAAATTTCAGCGCAGACCCAGGCGCAGACCGATTTGTTGACGACCGCCATGTCCAACGCCGGCTTTCAGGTGACAGCGGATGCCAACAATACGCTGACAATCAGCGGCAACAATATTGATGGCACATCCAATCTGCCTTCGTTCGGAAAAACACTCAATGATTCATCGGGTGCGGCCGTGACAACGGATGTGACGGGATCGGCGGCAAGCGGGTCACAAATTGCACTGGCGACCGTGCAGGCAGCTATTACGAAAATGGGCTCGATTTCGGTATCGCTTGGATCGAGCACGAATCAGGTCTCCCAGATACAGACCTCGGTCAGCAGTTTGTCGAATGCGCTGACGACCGGTGTGGGTGCGCTGACCGACGCGGATCTGGCTGCTGAGAGCGCCAAACTGACGTCGCTCCAGACAAAACAACAACTTGCAATCCAGTCGCTCTCAATTGCCAATTCACAGTCTTCAACCCTATTGAGTCTCTTCAGGGGCTAACAACCAAAGCCGCCTCGAGAGGTAATGCCGATTGGGGCGGCTCAATGAGCAGCCGTATTTCAGAGAAAATTCAAATTTGATATAAAGGCATAAAATTGAATTACGCGGTCTCGAGGTATGTCCGGCAGACGGACAGTGGTCTCTCTTCGAAGGATGTCGAAATTGACTCCTTTAAAAGAGCGAATAATCTTCTTCTCAATGCCGGCACAGTGGACGAGCGGCGTTCGGCGCTTCGTATCAATTATATGATGTGGAGTATTTTGACGCGCGGCGTGGATCGGACCGACAATCTTTTGCCGGATTTATTGAAAAAAGACCTGATTAGCCTGGGCGGGTGGGTCATGAATTTCAGCAATGCCGCGTTAAACGACTCAAGCGATCTACAACCTTTGATAGATATCAATCGGGATATGATTGATGGTTTGAATCAATCAAAAGAGGTTGCTCAGCAAAAGTCAGAAAGACATGACGGCGTTTTCGGAATGGCAGTGTAGTGCCAGCATGAGGTGATTGTTGGTGGCAAAGTCCACGTTCAGGACTGGACAGGACCGTATATTTTCAGAAAGGCATCCCCTGTCTTTCGCGCAACTTCTTGAATGGCCGCCTTGCTGCAATCAACGGGAAGCTCTAGTCGCCGACGTTGAATAATTCGTGTCTGGCACAATGCGAAGAATTGCTCGGCTGCGAAAACAGGGTCATCTATCGCGAGATTGCCTTTTTTGCTCTCGTTTTCAAGCCATGCCGACATATTCCTCAATACGATGCCGGAACCGTAACGCCAGAAGATGTCCGCCAGATGAGGAAATTTGGGTGCTTCGGAAACAATAATTCGATACATGCCCACCGGGCTTGGGCTAATTAGGATAGTGATAAATTCAGCAGCAGCCGTAACAAGTGTTTCTGCACAATTTCCTTCAGGCGTTGAAATGCGCTCGAACATCGTTGCAAGTTTGAGTCTGCTGAGTTCATCAATTAGCGCAGCAAAAAGATCGGCTTTATTTTCAAAGTGATTGTAGAGCGTGCCTTTTGAGACCTTGGCGCGTTGCGCGATCTGGGACATCGACGCGCCTTCGTAGCCATGTTCCAGAAAAACGGCCTCTGCGCCGCGCAAGACCTGTTGACGCTTTGCACAAAAGTGTTGCGTTGCCGACGCATCCTCCGGGTTTGAAGCAGAGTTGGCGAAGTCGTCAGGCATCAGAATAGGGGTCCGTGATATATGAAAGGCGCACAAATTGAGCGCAGGAAGATCATTCAGATCTTTCCTATGCTGACCGAACCGGTCGATCAGCGCAAGAATTAATTGTCCGATCGGTCAGGTGCGTCGTGTGCGGCGGGCTGCTGGGCTTGCGCATAATCGAGGAAGGCAAATCCTTAGGCTTTGACCGCTACGGCCTGATTGCATCCAAGATGCGCAGACAACGCAGGTCACATCACGAAACGAATGCCTGCGCTGGATAGCCTTGTGCAAAAAGATGCGCACGCAGGCCCGCATGATTGACCTGCGTTACGATCTCCTCGCGAACGTGTGGCTTTGCGTGATATGCAATCCCCAGCCCGGCTGCTCTCAACATGGGAAGATCGTTTGCGCCATCACCGGTGGTCAACGTGGCGCCTAACTTGACGCCTCGTTCCGCCGCAAGGCGTTCGAGATGCTGAAGTTTGGCATTGGGGCCCAGGATTGGTGCTGCCAGCTCTCCGGTCAGGACACCGTTCCGTATGGCAAGTTCATTTCCGTGATGCTCATCGAAACCGCACGCCGCAGCAACATGATGGGTGAAATAGGTGAACCCACCCGAGACCAACGCCGTGCGTGCGTTATGTGCTTTCATGGTCTGGACCAGCGTTTTTGCGCCGTCCTGAATGACGAGCTTTTCGAGGACTTTTTTCAGGGTGTCGGCGTTTTTCCCTTTTAGTAACGCGACGCGCGCCTGAAGCGCCGCATCGAAGTCCATTTCGCCGTTCATCGACGCCTCAGTGATGCGCCGCACCTCGTCGCCACATCCTAAGAGATCCGCAAGATCGTCCAGCGTTTCATTCTTCAGGATCGTGCTGTCCATGTCGGCAACCAGCACGGCCTTGCGGCGTCCACGACTTTTCAGCAGCAGCGCGTCGACCTGATGTCGTGCGAAACTTGCGCGCAGCGTCGCTGCCGACGGCGAGCCGGCACCGGGTGCGGGGCAGGGGATGTCGACCGCTTCGCCCGGCGAGAGGATGTTGGGCTTGGCGCCCTTCACCATGTTTCGCGCAACGTCGATCACCGCGGTGGGAAGTGTGCCGTTTTCACGATTGGCGACAAGAGTCAAAACATAAGGAAGGGTCATCTGGGCTCGAAAACTAACGACGATTATGGCAGGGGATGCGCCATGACACACTCCCGGATCGCGATCATTGTGGCGGGACCGACCTGCTCGGGCAAGTCGGCGCTCGCGCTGAATCTGGCAACGCGGTTCGGGGGACATGTTCTCAATGCCGATTCAATGCAGGTTTATCGCGACTTGCGCGTTCTGACGGCACGCCCGTCGGAGCACGATGAAAACGCTGCCCCTCATCGGCTTTACGGTGTGCTGGATGCGGAAAAGGCGGGCAGTGTGGCGTGGTGGCGCTCGGCGGCGCTTGACGCCATGGCAACTGCCTGGCGTGCCGGTGCTGTGCCGATCCTGTGCGGGGGCACAGGCATGTATCTCCGGGCACTCACGGATGGTCTGGTCGAAGTGCCGGATCCGGGGGCATCGGCGCGGGAGGAAGCGCGTACGATGATTGAGGTGGAGGGCGCGGCATCCGTCCATGCGCGGCTGGCGGCAGTGGACCCGGAAACGGCAAGCGGCCTTCGCGCCACGGATGGGCAGCGGATTGCGCGCGCCTGGGAAGTCTGGCGCGGTACGGGGCATGGTCTGGCATGGTGGCGGAAGCAACCGGGTCTGCCGCCTGCACCCTGCCGGTTTCTGGCCGTGCGTCTCGATCCCCCGCGCCCCTTGTTGCGGGAGGCAATCGCAAAGCGATTCCGGACAATGCTCGACGAGGGAGCGTTGGCGGAAGTGGATGCCCTGATGGCACGCGATCTTTCATCCGCCCTGCCAGCCATGCGTGCGCATGGCGTGCCGGAATTGATCGCTTACCGTCATGGGACGATCGGTCTGGACGAAGCGCTGGAACGGGCAGTCCTGGCGACGGGACGCTACACGCGCCGACAGGCGACATGGTTCAATCATCATTCTCTGGCAACTGACGAAGACACATACATTTCGCGCGATAGATTCGACCCGTCTGCGCAACTTTCGAAAAGAGAATCAGATAAAATAGAAATTTTCATACATGAGCGATTGACGTGCGTCTAAGCACCGCCTAAACCCGCCCGCTCAACCAGAGGGGTGCGATCAATGGACGCGTCGATACGACAGGATGAACGGAACACACCAGCGCTGAATGGCGCCGAGGTGCTTCTGCGCGTCCTCGTCGAACAGGGTGTCGAGGTTATTTTCGGCTATCCGGGCGGCGCCGTGCTGCCGATCTACGACGCGCTCTTCAAGCAGGATAGCATACGGCATGTGCTGGTGCGGCACGAACAGGCTGCCGTGCATGCCGCGGAAGCCTATGCGCGCTCGACGGGCAGGGTGGGCGTGGTGCTGGTCACCAGCGGTCCGGGTGCCACGAATGCCGTGACGGGTCTGGTCGACGCGCTGATGGATTCCATTCCTGTAGTCTGTTTGTCGGGACAGGTGCCGACGGCGCTGATCGGCAATGATGCGTTTCAGGAAGCGGATACGACCGGCATCACGCGTCCTGCGACCAAGCACAATTACCTGGTCAAGCGGCCGTCCGACCTGGCGCCGATCGTGCGTGAGGCTTTCGAGGTGGCGCGTGGCGGTCGGCCCGGTCCGGTTCTGATCGACCTGCCGAAGGACATCACGGTCGGCAAGGCGCCCATGCCGGCACCCGGGCAGGGTCGGCTGCACCGTCTTTACAACCCACGTCTGGATGCGGACCGTAACGCGCTGGCGCAGACGATCGCCGCGATGAAGCGTGCCAAACGACCGCTTTTTTACACGGGCGGCGGTGTCATCAATTCCGGGCCGCAGGCTTCAGCCGCGCTGCGCGAGCTTGCACGACGCACGGGTTTTCCCGTCACTTCGACATTGATGGGATTGGGCGCGTTCCCCACCACCGACAGGCAGTTCCTTGGCATGCTGGGCATGCATGGCAGTTATGAAGCGAATCTGGCGACGCATGGCTGCGATCTCCTGATCGCGCTCGGCGCGCGTTTCGACGATCGCGTGACAGGACGGGTTGATGCGTTCTCCCCGGATTCATTCAAGGTGCATGCCGATATCGATCCGTCCCAGATCAACAAGATCATCCGCGTGGACGTGGCGCTTCAGGGCGATGTCGGGCGCACGATCGAGGCGTTGCTGGCCGCCTGGGATGGCGATGGGCA is a genomic window containing:
- a CDS encoding flagellar biosynthesis regulator FlaF; translation: MNYAVSRYVRQTDSGLSSKDVEIDSFKRANNLLLNAGTVDERRSALRINYMMWSILTRGVDRTDNLLPDLLKKDLISLGGWVMNFSNAALNDSSDLQPLIDINRDMIDGLNQSKEVAQQKSERHDGVFGMAV
- a CDS encoding TetR/AcrR family transcriptional regulator; its protein translation is MPDDFANSASNPEDASATQHFCAKRQQVLRGAEAVFLEHGYEGASMSQIAQRAKVSKGTLYNHFENKADLFAALIDELSRLKLATMFERISTPEGNCAETLVTAAAEFITILISPSPVGMYRIIVSEAPKFPHLADIFWRYGSGIVLRNMSAWLENESKKGNLAIDDPVFAAEQFFALCQTRIIQRRRLELPVDCSKAAIQEVARKTGDAFLKIYGPVQS
- the serB gene encoding phosphoserine phosphatase SerB, with protein sequence MTLPYVLTLVANRENGTLPTAVIDVARNMVKGAKPNILSPGEAVDIPCPAPGAGSPSAATLRASFARHQVDALLLKSRGRRKAVLVADMDSTILKNETLDDLADLLGCGDEVRRITEASMNGEMDFDAALQARVALLKGKNADTLKKVLEKLVIQDGAKTLVQTMKAHNARTALVSGGFTYFTHHVAAACGFDEHHGNELAIRNGVLTGELAAPILGPNAKLQHLERLAAERGVKLGATLTTGDGANDLPMLRAAGLGIAYHAKPHVREEIVTQVNHAGLRAHLFAQGYPAQAFVS
- the miaA gene encoding tRNA (adenosine(37)-N6)-dimethylallyltransferase MiaA, with translation MTHSRIAIIVAGPTCSGKSALALNLATRFGGHVLNADSMQVYRDLRVLTARPSEHDENAAPHRLYGVLDAEKAGSVAWWRSAALDAMATAWRAGAVPILCGGTGMYLRALTDGLVEVPDPGASAREEARTMIEVEGAASVHARLAAVDPETASGLRATDGQRIARAWEVWRGTGHGLAWWRKQPGLPPAPCRFLAVRLDPPRPLLREAIAKRFRTMLDEGALAEVDALMARDLSSALPAMRAHGVPELIAYRHGTIGLDEALERAVLATGRYTRRQATWFNHHSLATDEDTYISRDRFDPSAQLSKRESDKIEIFIHERLTCV
- the ilvB gene encoding biosynthetic-type acetolactate synthase large subunit, coding for MDASIRQDERNTPALNGAEVLLRVLVEQGVEVIFGYPGGAVLPIYDALFKQDSIRHVLVRHEQAAVHAAEAYARSTGRVGVVLVTSGPGATNAVTGLVDALMDSIPVVCLSGQVPTALIGNDAFQEADTTGITRPATKHNYLVKRPSDLAPIVREAFEVARGGRPGPVLIDLPKDITVGKAPMPAPGQGRLHRLYNPRLDADRNALAQTIAAMKRAKRPLFYTGGGVINSGPQASAALRELARRTGFPVTSTLMGLGAFPTTDRQFLGMLGMHGSYEANLATHGCDLLIALGARFDDRVTGRVDAFSPDSFKVHADIDPSQINKIIRVDVALQGDVGRTIEALLAAWDGDGQDISEWWAQIEAWRALDSFGFEQDKKADAIIRPQYAVRRLYELASATGRDTFVTTEVGQHQMWAAQHFQFDKPNRWLTSGGLGTMGYGLPAAVGAQVANPDALVIDIAGEASTLMNIQELGTIAQYRLPVKLFILNNRYMGMVRQWQELLHGSRYSQSYSEALPDFVRLAEAFHGTGLRATCVGELDGVIERMLAHDGPVVADICVAQDENCYPMIPSGAPHNEMLLGPDAEANAAKVTQEGMMLV